The Acidimicrobiia bacterium genomic sequence ACACCGTGACGCACCCTGGGCACGCCATGACCGCGTCCGCGTTCGGGCGGTTCGTCCTGGGCCAGCGGGAGTTCAAGGCCGGCGACCACATCTACTACTCGTCGTTCACACACGCCGACGGGCTGCTGATCGGCTGCGCGCTCGCCGTGCTCCTCGTCTCGTTCCCGAGCCTGCATCGCGTCGTGCCCCGCTTCGGTGTCGCCATCGCGACGGCCGGTGTCGTCGCGGCAGGCGTCGTCGTGGCGAAGGCCGGCCCCGCGGGCATCGGGTCGTTCCTGTCCTACTGGGGACTGCCCGTGTTCGAGCTCGGCGTCGCCGCGGTCACGGCGGCCGTCGTCCTGCGACCCCGTCTGCTGCTCGGCCGCGCGCTCGGGAACCCGGTCGCGGTGTGGGTCGGCCGGCGGTCGTACGGGCTGTACGTCATCCACGGCGCGGTGTTCACGCTGCTGGCCCACGTCTTCCACACCGACGGCGTGCTCATCCCGGCGATGTGGGGGCTCACGTTCGCGTTGGCCGCGCTGTCGTTCCGGTTCCTGGAGACGCCGATCCTGCGCCTGAAGGACCGGTTCTCGACCCGCCCCGTCACGCCGTCCCTCGCGACCTGAGCGACCGAGCCCGTCGGTCAGGCGCCGCTTCCGCTCGCCTCGCGGCTCGCTCGCTCCATGGCGGCCATGCCCGCGAGGAAGCCGTCGGGGTCGTTCGTCTTGCCGATGACGATGTCGCGCTGCGCGAGGCCGCCGGGGAACTCGGGCGGGGCGAAGTACTCGAACCCGTCGTCCTCGATCGCGGCGACGATGCTCGCGGCGCACTCGTCGGCCGGGACGAACGGCCCGTCGTAGAGCGCGGGGTCGTTGCCGGGCTGGTCCCAGATCTCGGTGGCGATCGGCCCCGGGAGGACGAGCTTCACGTCGACGCCCGTGCCGTCGAGATCGATGCGCATCACCTCGCTCCAGCCGCACAACGCGAACTTCGACGCGCAGTACGCAGCCTCGTGCGCGATGCCGATCCGGCCGCCCATGCTCGACACGTTGACGACGAGGCCGCGGCCGCGGTCGAGCATGCGGGGGAGCACCGCGAGCGTCATCGCGACGGGCGAGCGGAAGTTCACCTGCATCACCGTGTCGACCTGGTCGAGGTCGAGACGGGGGACCGGTGTGCGCTTCGGGATGGCGGCGTTGTTGACGAGGCAGTCGAGCCCGCCGAACGCGTCCCACGCCTCGAGGACGACCTGCTGCGCGCGCTCGACGTCGCCGAGATCCGCGGCCCAGGAGGTGGAACCGGGCGTGTGCGCGCGGCACTGCTCGACGACCTGCTCGAGCCGTTCGGCGCGGCGCGCGACGACGCCGACCGTCGCACCCTTGGCGGCCAGCTGCGGTGCGAGCGCGGCGCCGATGCCCGACGACGCGCCCGTCACGAGGAACCTCGCCCCGTCGATCTGCATGCCCGCATCATGACACCGGCGTCAGGTCGGCGCCTCCGGCCTGAACGCGCGCACGCGTCGATCGCGGCGCTCGCGGCGTGCGAGGCTGGCGGCGGATGTCCCGGGACGTGCACGACGGGTCGCGCGACGCGGTCGACCGGAGGACGCGCGCGTCCGTGCTCGGCTACCAGCCCGCGCTGGACGGCATCCGGTGCATCGCCATCCTCATGGTGCTCGTCTTCCACACCGACTGGCACGGCAAGACGCTCTTCCAGGCGGGATATCTCGGGGTCGACCTCTTCTTCGTGCTGAGCGGGTTCCTGATCACGGTGCTCCTGCTGCAGGAGGCCAGGAGGTGGCGCCGGATCAGCCTCCGGAACTTCTACGTGCGGCGCGCGCTGCGGCTCCTCCCCCTCGCGGGGCTGCTCGCGCTCGTGGGCGCGATCGTGAACCGCACGACGTCGGTCGGCTTCGCCGGGCGGCCCGAGTGGCAGGGCGTCGCCAGCGTCGCGCTCTACTTCGCGAACTGGATGCACCTGTGGCGACCGAACGCGCTCGGGTTCATGGGCCACGCGTGGTCGCTCGCGATCGAGGAGCAGTTCTACCTGCTCTGGCCGCCCGTGCTCGTGCTCCTGCTCTGGCGGCGCGCGTCACGGTGGATCCTGCTCGCCGTCCCCGTCGCGCTCGCGCTCGGCTCGGCCGGGTACCGGGCCTACCAGTGGTACGCGGTGAACCACTTCCCGGCGAGGATCCGCGGATTCCTGCCCGCGATGCTCGTCCAGAACGGCAAGGAGTTCCACGTCTCGGAGCGCATCTACTACAGCTCCGTCACCCACGCGGACGGGCTGCTGATCGGCTGCGCGCTCGCGGTGCTGCTCGTCTCGTTCCCGGTCGTGCTCCGGGTCACGCCGAAGGTCGCCGCTCTCGCCGCCGGAGCGGGCACGATCGCGATCCTGCTCGTGATCCACGGCGCGAACGCGCAGCCGCGCACGATCTTCCTCCCGGAGTGGGGCCTGCTCGTGTTCGAGGTCGCGGCTGCCGCCATCACCGGCGCGCTCGTCCTGCACCCGGGCATCCGGATGGCACGGGTCCTGTCACACCGCGCCGCGGTCTGGGTCGGGCGCCGGTCCTACGGCGTCTACGTCATCCACGGCGTCGTGTTCTCGCTGCTGAGCCACGTGATCACCCACGAGTCGGTCCTCGTCCCGACGATGTGGGCGGTCACGTTCGCGCTCGCCGCGCTCTCGTACCGCTACGTCGAAGGTCCGATCCTCCGCCTCAAGGATCGGTTCTCGTCGCCGCGTGTGTCACCGTCGCTCGCGACGTAGGCACGACCGCTGGCTCACTGCCCGGCCTTGTTCTTCGCCAGGCCCTGGAGGAAGCGGCGCAGGAGGTCGTTGCGGTAGGTGACGGTGACGCCCGTGGGGAGCTCGGGTTGGAAGGCGCGCAGGTTCCGGTCGAGCTCCTGCCCGAGCCGCGGGTTCGGCGCGTAGAACTCGAGCCGCTTGTCGAAGCCGCTGACGTTCTTCTCGTCGAGTCGCCACTCGGCCACGAAGTACCAGCTCCGCGGCGTGTGGAACAGCGTGGTCTCGGGATACATCCCGATCGCGACGACGTGCGCGTCGTCGACGAACTGCGCGTTGTCGGCCGTCGTCAGGCGACCGTTGCGCTGCCTCAGCAGCGCGGTGACCTGGTGGCTCCCGAGTCCGAGGAGGTCGAGGAGCCCACCCTTGTGGAACAGCGACACGTACCCGAGCTCGCCCGTGGCGACCGTCCGACCCGCGTAGTACTTCTCGAAGAAGCGGGCCATCTGGTAGCGCTGCTTGTACGTGTTGTTGCTCGCGAGCGGCACGTCGACCACGAGACCGATCTGCACGGTGAACAGCGCCGCCATCACGAGCGCCATGACGAGCGCGGCGGCGGTGTCGAGCCGCGGCGGGACGAGCTCGCTCGAGATCCGCAGCGTGATGAACAATCCCGCGATGATCAGGTACTCCTCGTAGCGCCCGTAGAACCCGAACTGGCCGTACGCCGCGTGGAGCAGCACGAGCACCACGTACGCGGCGGCCATGGTGAACGTCGGCCGCATCGGTCCGACGATCGACGCGACCGCGTACGCGAACGCGACGACGAGGAACAGGCTGATTAGCGGCTGGTGCTGGATCTCCTGGAGCAGCCCGACGAGGTCCGGTGCGAGGCTCACGTGCTGATCGGCGACGGACTTCGCGACGATCGAGTTCGGCAGGAAGCTCTGGCCCATCGCCCTGTTGACGAAGCCGTACACGACGATCGGCAGCCCGGACGCGATCGCGATCAACGCGGACGTGCGCACGCTGGACACCGCGTTCCACCGGGGCGGTGTGTCGTCGCGCTCGCGCCCGAGCGCGGTCGCGACGAGGATCGCCACGACGCAACCGACGGCGAGGAACGCCGTCTCGTAGCGGACGGCCGTGCCGGCGAAGAACAGCGCGAGCAGGGGCCACGTGTTGCGAACGGTGAGCTCTCGTCGCTCGAGCCGATGGAGGACGACGAGGATCTCGACGACGATCGCCGCGTGCAGCGTGTGCTCCATCCCGATCATCGCGAGCGCGGGGATGTACAGCGCGAACACCGTGGTGAAGAGGATGAGGACGACGCCGACCCAGTTGCGGCGCACGCGCGCGAGGAAGCCCTGCTCGGACGCGAACAACCAGAGCAGCCAGGCGGCCGCCGCCATGTTCAGCAGGAGCGGGAGGACGTTCAACGCGAACGGCACGACGCGCGTGAGCACGGCGAGCACCAACGTCCACGCCGGCGACGAGGACGCCGACTCGTACACCCCGGTGGTGACGCCCCACGTCCCGTGGAGCGCGAGCTGCTTCGCCATGCTCATGTGGATGGCCGGGTCGTCGAGCACATAGACGAGATGGCCGTGGTTGCGCACCAGGGATGCGAGGACGGCCACGACCGTCGCGACGAACGCGGTCACGGCCATGAGCACGAACAGCGGGACCGTCGACGCCGCCCGCCCGCCGTCCGGCGTCTCGACCTCGGGCTCCGCCGGGCCCGTCGGCGCCGCTTCCTCGACCTGCACCACGAACCTCCGGGGGCTTCTCTCGGGCGTTCCGGGGGGCCTCAGCGTCGCGCGTGGCGCGCGCCGGGTCCTACGCGATGCGACCGATCGGCCCGGGCGAGGAGCTCGTCGTCACCCGAGCTGTCCCCGTAGGCCCACAGCACGCACGCCGAGCCGCCGAGCCACGCGTCGAGCCGGGCGACCTTCTCCGGACCGCGGCAGTTCAGCCCGGCGAGGCGGCCGGTCAGGCGGCCGTCCGGCCCGACCTCGAGCGTCGTGGCCAGCACGACGTCGAAGCCGAGCTGCGGCGCGAGCGGGTCGAGGTACGTCGTGAGCGAGGCCGAGACGAGGACGAGCTCGTGGCCCTCGTCGCGGTGCCAGCGGACGCGGTCGAGGACGTCGGTCCGCAGGCGCCGCCGGTCGCCCGCGAGCCGGTCGGCGAACGCGCAGCCCGCGGTGGCGAGCTCGGCCGCGTCACGGCCCGCGACGACGCGTTCGAGCAGCGCGACCTTGGCGTCGTCGCGCGACCCTCGTCCGCCGAGCGCGAGCGCGAGCTGCGGCCCGACCGCGGCGAGCGCGGCCGCGACGCGAGCCCGACCGCACGCGTACGCGAGGAACGGGACGAGCGTGTCGCGACGCGTGATGGTGCCGTCGAAGTCGAAGGCCGCGACGACGCGCGTGACGCCGTCTCCCGTCACGTCGGCCGTCATCAGATCGGCAGGCGGCGGAACACCGGGCGGGGGAGATGACGCAGGCCCGACATCACCCACCGCAGCGCGGGCGGGACCCAGACCGTCGTCGCGCCCGACGCGAGGCCGTCGACGATCGCGTCGGCCACCGCCTCCGCGGTCGTGGAGAGCGGCGCGGGCTTCATGCCGTCGGTCATCTTCGTCGTGACGAACCCGGGTCGGACGACGAGCACGTTCGCGCCCGACCCGACCATGCTGTCTGCGAGACCCTGCGCGAACGTGTCGAGCCCGGCCTTCGACGACCCGTACACGAAGTTCGACCTGCGGGCGCGCTCGCCTGCGACGGACGACAGCACCACGAGCGTTCCGTGGCCCTGGTCCCGCAGCGCGTTCGCGACCGGGACCATCACGGAGACCGCGCCGAGGAAGTTCGTCGTCACGATCTGCAGCGCGTGGCGCGCGTCGCGCTCGGCCTGCTCCTGCTCGCCGAGGATCCCGAACGCGACGATCACGACGTCGAGATCCGGGTAGCGGCTGAACGCCTCGCGCACGAAGTGCTCGTGCGACGTGAGGTCCCGCGCGTCGAAGGCGACGACGTCGACCCTCGGCTCGCCCGGCAGCGCGCGCAGCTCCTTGGCCCGGGCCTCCATGCCCTCCGGGTCGCGGCCCGCGAGCACGACGGTGCGGCAGCGCGCCTCGATCAGCTTCCGCGCGGTCGCGAGCCCGATGTCGGACCCGCCGCCGAGCACGAGCACGGACTGCACCGCACCGAGTGCGTCCTTCATGTCTTCTCGCTCACTCCCTGCGGCTCGCGATACCCGAGCCGCGGCCGTTCGTTCGCTGGCGAGCTCCCGACGCTTGCTGCGCTCGCTCTGGTCGCCGCATCACAACGCGAGGCGTCGCGCGAGGTCGGACTGGAAGACGTGGTCGGGGTCGAGCTTCGCCCGCACCTCCCGCCACTCGTCGAGGCGAGGGTACATGCGGCCCAGCAGCTCGGGTCGCACCCGGGAGTCCTTCGCCAAGTAGACGCGGCCGCCCGCCTCGACGACGAGGTCGTCCAGCCCGTCGAGCAGCGCGCCGAGACCGGGATCGCCCGCGGGGATGTCGAGCGCGAGCGTCCACCCGGGCGCGGGGAACGACAACGGGCCGGGGTCGGCAGGACCGAACCGCTTGAGCACCGCGAGGAACGACGCCGCGCCGGCGGCGCTGAGGCGCTCGACGGCCATGCGCACGGCGTCCTCGGCGCCGAAGGGGACGACGAACTGGTACTGGAGGAACCCCGTCGACCCGTACATCCGGTTCCAGCCGTCGACCATGTCGAGCGGGTGGAAGAAGCCGCTGATGGTCTCGATGCCGCCGCGCTCCTCGCGCGGTGCCTTGCGGAACCAGACCTCGTTGAACGCGCGCATCGTCAACGGGTTCACGAGCCCGCGCGGCACCCAGGGCGGGGTGGTGACGAGCATGCGCGGGTCGAACGCGCGCGCGGTCGCGCGCTGCTTCGGTGCGAGGTCGTCGAGGCGCGCGTGGTCGCCGCGCGTGAGCACGGAGCGGCCGAGCGACTTGCCGCGCGCGAGACAGTCGATCCACGCGACCGAGTACCGGTACTCGTGGTCACGGGCGGCCATGCGGCTCATGAGGTCGTCGAGGTCGCTGCACCGCTCGGTGTCGACGCGGATGCGCGAGGTCTCGATCGGGAGCAACCGGAACGTCGCGTCGAGGACGACGCCGGTGAGACCCATCCCGCCCGCGGTCGCCCAGAAGATCTCCGGCTGACGGTCGGGACCGACGACGAGCCGCTCGCCGCTCGCCGTCTGCAACGTGATCTCCGTGACGTGCGTGCAGAAGCTGCCCTCGGTGTGGTGGTTCTTGCCGTGGATGTCGGCCGCGACGGCACCGCCGACGGTCACGTAGCGCGTGCCCGGCGTGACGGGGACGAACCACCCGAGCGGCACGAGCCGCCGCATGAGCTCGTCGAGGCTGGTGCCCGCGCTCGCCCTGACGACGCCGTGGTCGAGGTCGAGCGCGCGGACGCCGTGCAGGCCCGTGAGGTCGAGCACGTCCCCGCCGGCGTTCTGCGCGGCGTCGCCGTAGCTCCGACCGAGGCCGCGGGCGATCGTGCCGCGCTCGGGTGCGGCCTCGATGGCGTGCGCGACGGCGTCGTCCGAGCGCGGCCGGCGGACGCGCGCGCCGCTCGGCGCCGTTCGTCCCCACCCGGTCAGGACCTCGGTCGTCGCGCGCACGTCAGGCGACATAGATCCCGATCGCGACGACGATCACCCACGCGAGCCCCATGAGCTGGAGCGCGCGGTCGCCGAGGACGATCTCCTCCGGCGCGGCGCCGCCACCCGACTCGAGCACGAGCGCGTACCGCAGCACGCCGAGGACGAACGGCACGATCGACAGCTCGAACCACGGCACTCCCGCGTGACCGCGTGCGCGCTCGAACGCCCACAGGCAGTACGCCACCATCGTGACCGCCGAGCTCACCGCGGTGACGTGACCGAGGTACGCGGTCGTGTACTGCGCGAGCGTGCTGCGCACGTCCGCACGCGACGCACCGAGCTCGCGGTGCTCCGCCAGGCGCTTCCCGGCCACGACGAACAGCGACCCGAACGACGCGACGATGAAGAACCAGTTCGAGATCGGGACGTCGACGGCGACGGCGCCCGCGATCATGCGGAGCACGAAGCCCGCCGCGACCATGCCGAGGTCGAGCACGGCGACGTGCTTCAGCCACATGCTGTAGCTCGTCGTCATCATCACGTAGCACGCGATCACGACGGGGAGCCGCCAGTCGGCCGCGAAGCCGACGCCCACGGCCGCGACGATCAGGACCGCGCCCACGACCTTGGCCGTCGTCACGCCGACGAGACCGGCGGCGACAGGGCGGCGCCGCTTCGTCGGGTGCCGGCGGTCGGCCTCGACGTCGAACGCGTCGTTCAGGAAGTAGGTGCCGGCCGCGCCGAGCGTGAACGCGGCGAACGCGATGAACGTGTCGAGCAGCGCGTGGCCGTGGGACAGCACACCGGCCGCGCCCGGCGCCGCGGCGACGAGCACGTTCTTGACCCACTGGCGTGGCCGGGCGGTGCGCAGCAGCGCCAGGGCGCGCGACGGCCGGCGCGGCATGGCGTCACCGTTGAGCGACAGCCGCGGCAGCGAGCTGACGCGCTCGGACGCCCCGAGCTCGGTCCCGGTCTCCTCCGGCATCGTGTCCGTTCTGCGCGCTGTCCGCGCGGGTGCGTTCTGCGGCGGAGCCCCAGACTCTATCTTTCGGCCCACCCGCTTTCGGCCCGCCCGCCGGCAGATCCGCCGCCGCCCGGGCCCCCCGTGCCCTCGAGCCGGGCGCGCGACTCCGCCGCCGCCCACGAGAAGATGCCCTTCGACATCGTCGACGCCTCGACCTCTGCCCGCCGCGCGAACACGTCGGCCCGGACGCCGTGGACGCCCGCGTCGTCCGGTGCGGCGGCCGCGGCCCACTCCGCGAGGTGCCCGGCGAGCCGGAGGTCACCCGCGGCTGCGAGCTGTGCGGCCCGTTCCGCGAGGCGTGCGGCACCACCCGCGAGCCGCGCGACCTCGGTCGCGACGGCGCGGTCGGGCGCGGGCTTGAGACGGGCGGGGTTCCCGTCGTACCAACCGCCGTAGAGCCGCCAGACGTTGTGGACCACGAACTCCGGCTCGTCGTAGATCGGTCGCAGGTACGGGCGTTCGAGGAGCTCGGGCGGTGCCTTCACCGTGTGGACGATGTCGTCGAGGCGCGCGCCCTCGTTCATGAGCACGAGCGTCTGGTCGTGCAGCGACTCGAGCAACGACGCGGTGTCGTCGAGCGCGCGTTGCACGCGGTCCGCGCCGACGATCGGGAGGCCGTGGCCCGGCAGCAGCAGCTCCGGGCTCAGCGCCGCCATCTCGCGGAGCGCACGAGCCCAGTCGAGCGGGTACCGCTGCACCTTCTGCGGGTTGCCGCAGTTCGGCGAGGCCCAGATGAACAGGTCGCCGGTGAGCAGCGTGCGCCGGTCCGGAGCCCAGACCCACGTGTGGTCGTCGGTCTCGCCACGCGCGTGGTGCAGCTCGAACCGCTCGCCGCCGAGCTCGAGCGTCAGCGCGTCGCGATACGTCTCGTCCGGATAGCGGTACTCCGTCGGCCACGAGAAGCCGGCGGCCTGGAACTGCCGGGCGTTGATGATGCCGTTGTATCCCGCAGTCGCGACGTAGCGCGCGAACCGGTCGGCGATCGCCTCGTGCGCGATCACGCGCGGCGGTGCGCTCCCGTCGTGTCGCGCGTCGGCCTCGTAGCGCTCGACGCCGAAGCAGTGGTCGATGTGCCCGTGCGTGAACACGATCGTGTGGACGGGCGCACGGCTCCACGCGCGCAGCACGTCGTGCACGCGCTCGGACATGAACGTGCTGCTCGTGTCGACGACGAGGAGCCCGTCGTCGGTCGTGAGCGCGCTCGAGTTCGAGAACGCGGCGACGAACGCCCCGCCGTCGAGCTCCGCGAGCTCGCCGAAGAGCCGGAACGGGTGGTGCGCGGCGATGTCGAGGTCGCCGGTGAAGAGCTTGTCCGCGATGTCCAGGAGCTCCGTCATGCGCCGAGTCTCGCAGCGTTCGTTACGGTGCCGCCCGTGGTCCGTGCCCGTCGAGAGCTGGTCGAGGCGAGCGAGGAGCTCGCGCGACGCGACCCGGCGTTCGCGCCCGTCGTCGAGGCCGTCGGTCCGTGCACGCTGCGCAGCCGGCGTCCGCCGACGACCGACTTCGGACAGCTCGCCGCGTCGATCGTCTACCAGCAGCTCGCGGGGAAGGCCGCGGCCGCGATCCATGCGCGCTTCACGGCGCTGTTCGACGGGCCGCCGACCGCGGACGCCGTCCTGGCGCTGCCGGTCGACGCGTTGCGCGCCGCGGGTCTGTCCGGCGCGAAGACGGCGTCGATACGCGATCTCGCCGAGAAGGTCCGCGCCGGCGTCGTCGAGCTCGACCGCATCGGCCGCCTCGGCGACGACGACGTCGTGCGCGAGCTGACGAGCGTGCGCGGGATCGGCCGCTGGACGGCGGAGATGTTCCTGATGTTCCAGCTCGGACGGGTCGACGTGTGGCCCGTCGACGACTACGGCGTGCGCAAGGGCTACGCGCAGCTGCACTCGCTCGACCCCCTGCCGAAGCCGCGCGAGCTGGATGAGATGGGAGAGCGCTACCGCCCGTTCCGGTCGGTCGCGGCCTGGTACTGCTGGCGGGCGGTCGACACGGTGACCCCGGACGCGTCGTGAGCGCGCGTCGGAACCGGGCCTCGCAGGACCCGGTTCCGACGCCCCTGTCCGGTCTCGCGCGGCCGCGGCGCATGGCTCGCGGCGGCGCGTCCGCCGGTTTCGTCTCTCCTCGGCAGATCGGGCCCGTTCCTGCAGCATTCGCGGCGGATTCGTCGCGGTTCGGGGCGGTAGCGTGCCGCGGTGGCGCTCGACCCCGCGAACCTCGAGGCCGCCGGGCTCTACGACCCGGACGCGCCGAACGCGGCCGGCCGGCTCGCGCTGCTGGAGTGGATCGGCGAGCAGGGCATCACGATCGAGGAGATGCGGGCGGCGGTCGCCGAGCGCGGCAGCCTGACGGGGCTCGTCGGCGACCGCGTCGTACGCCCCGGCGCGCGCCTGACGGTCGCCGAGGCGGCACAGCGCAGCGGCAACACCGTCGACGAGATCCAGCGCATCGTGCAGGCGAGCGGATCGCCGCCGGTCCCCGACGGCGTGGGCGCGTTCACCGAGGCGGACGTCGACTCGTTCTTCGTGTTCCGCGTCGCCGCCGAGATGTTCGGGTGGCCGGCGACGCTGCAGTTCACCCGGGTGATGGGCGCGTCGCTCGCGCGCATCGCCGAGGCCGCGGTGTCCCTGTTCCAGGTGAACGTCGAGTCCCGGCTCGTCGACGCGTCCGCCGGGGAGCTGGCCCTCGCGCAGGCCAACCTCGACGCGACGCGCGGGTTGGACGGCGTGTCGCTCGTGCTCGACTCGCTGTTCCGCCAGCAGGTCGAGCACGCGATCGAACGGTCGCGCGTGGCGCGCGGCGGGGAGTCGCTCGGGACCGCGCGGATCGCGGTCGGCTTCGTCGACCTCGTCGGGTTCACGCCCCTCTCGCTGGAGCTCGACGCGCCCGGGCTCGCCGCGCTCGTCGAGGACTTCGAGGCGCGTGCCGCGGACGTCGTCGTGGCGCACCGCGGCCGGGTGGTGAAGCTCATCGGCGACGAGATCATGTTCGCCGCGGTCGACGCCGCGACCGCCTGCGAGATCGCGCTCGCGCTCGTCGACGAGTTCCGCGACACGGACGGCGTCACGCCACGCGGCGGGCTCGGCTACGGCGTCGTCGTCACACGGGGCGGCGACTACTACGGCCCGGTCGTGAACGTCGCGGCCCGGGTCGCGCAGCTCGCCGTCCCGGACGAGATCCTCGTCACCGCGGACGTCGCGCGGGCGGCCGGGCCGTCGTTCTGCTTCGAGCCGGCCGGTCGTCGCATGCTGAAGGGGTTCGACGGCCCCGTGCAGCTCTTCGTCGTCGAGCGAGTGCCGGCGACGCGCCGCTAGCCTCTCACGTTCATGCCCGCGCACGACTGGGGTCGCGCGAAGCCCCTCGACGACATCGCGGGTGACGTCGCGATCGCGGGCATCGGCGAGACCGCGTACACGAAGGCGTCGGGCCGCACCGCGAAGGAGATCGGCGCGGAGGCGGCCGAGCGCGCGATCGCCGACGCGGGGCTCGATCCCGCGGACGTCGACGGGCTCACGTACTCGGGCGCGTTCGCGGACTTCGACGTCGCCGCCTTCCACGAGCACTTCGGCACGAGTCACGACATGTGGTCGTCGCCGTGGGGCGGCGGCATGACGTGGGCCGGGACCGCGCCCTACCTCGCGGCGAGGGCGATCCGCGACGGGCGTGCCCGGCACATCCTCAACGTGTTCCCGGTCGCGTGGGCGACGCAACGCTCGTCGATGACGGGCGGGCCGGGGGAGACGCACGCGACGCAGCCGCTCAAGCAGAACCTCGAGGTGCCCTTCGGCTGGTTCCCGCAGCCCGTCTACTTCGCCACGATCGCGCGCCGGCACATGCTCGAGTTCGGCACGACGCCCGAGCAGCTCGGCGCGATCGCGGTCGCGGCACGCCGCCACGCGAACCTCAACCCGGACGCCGTGATGCACGGGCGCCCGATGACGATCGACGCCTACCTGTCCTCGCCCCTCCTGGCCGATCCGCTCCGGCTGCTCGATTGCTGCCTCATCTCCGACGGCGGCGCCGCGTTCCTCACGACGTCGACCGAGCGCGCGCGCGACCTGCGGCAGCCGCCGGTGATCGTCGCCGGGGTCGCGGAGGCCGAGCTCACGGGACGGAACGCGCACTGGAGCCAGCAGCGCGAGCTCACGTCGACACCGCAGGTGTTCTCCGCACCGGCCGCGTTCGCGATGGCGGGCATCACGCCGTCCGACGTCGACGTGCTCACGGTCTACGACCCCTTCACGATCGTGTCGCTCATGCAGATCGAGGACATGGGGTTCTGCGAGAAGGGGGAGGGAGGCGCGTTCGTCGACGGTGACACGCTCTTCCACGACGCCGGGAGGCTGCCGTTCAACACGCACGGCGGGCTGCTGAGCCACGCGTACGTGCTGGGCATCGCCCACGTCGTCGAGGTCGTGAAGCAGCTCCGCGGGACCGCCGCCGCGCAGGTTCCCGGTGCCGAGGTCGGCGTCTACGGCGGCTACACCGGCGCGACGACGTCCACGCTCGTGTTGCGGAAGGACGTGTGATGGCGATCAAGCGCGCCGACTTCCCGTTGCCCGACCTCACCGACGAGCGGACCGCCCCGTTCTTCGCCGGCGCCGCGCGCGGCGAGCTGGTCATCCCGCGCTGCGAGGCGTGCGGCACACTCGCGTGGTATCCGATGCCGGCCTGCGACGTCTGCGGCGGCCCGTCGTTCACGTGGACGGCCGTGAGCGGACGCGGCCGGCTGTTCTCCTGGACCGTGGTCGAGCGTGCCTTCCTTCCCGCGTTCGAGGACCGCGTGCCGTTCGTCTCCGGTCTCGTCGCGCTCGACGACGACCCCAGGGTGCGGATCGTGTCGTACGTCGTCGACTGCGAAGCCGACATGCTCACCGGCGACATGCCGGTCGTCGCGACGTTCCGCCCGTTGCGGTTCCGGACGGTTCCTGACCGCGAGGTGGTCGTCCCGATGTTCGTGCCGGCGTGATCGGCGCGCGGCGCGCGCGTACGCTGCGCGCGGGAGGTGCGGCATGAACACGACGGGCAGGGCCGACAGGCGCGTCCTCGCGGTGGTCGCCGCGGTCGCGGTCGTCGTCGTCAGCGCGCTGGCGAGCGCGGGTCCCGCGTTCGCGGAGCACGACCGGCGGCCATCCGGTCCGCCGTACGCGGTCGGGTCGCGCACGACGACGTTCGTCGACACGACGCGCGCGACGCCGCCGAACGGCACGTACCCGGGGGCGCCGACGCGCACGTTGCCGACGCTCGTCCTCTACCCGGCCGTCGGTGACGCGAGCAACGGCATCGTGCCGGGCGCGACGCCGGTCCACCACGGTGACGGCTTCCCGCTCATCGTCTTCTCGCACGGGTTCACCGCGGACGGCTCCGTCTACGCGTCGCTCGCCGCCCAGTTCGTGCGGGCGGGGTACGTCGTCGCGTTGCCGACGTTCCCGCTCTCGAACGGGCAGGCGCCCGGCGGTCCGACGATCCGCGACTACGTCAACCAGCCTGGCGACG encodes the following:
- a CDS encoding acyltransferase encodes the protein MSRDVHDGSRDAVDRRTRASVLGYQPALDGIRCIAILMVLVFHTDWHGKTLFQAGYLGVDLFFVLSGFLITVLLLQEARRWRRISLRNFYVRRALRLLPLAGLLALVGAIVNRTTSVGFAGRPEWQGVASVALYFANWMHLWRPNALGFMGHAWSLAIEEQFYLLWPPVLVLLLWRRASRWILLAVPVALALGSAGYRAYQWYAVNHFPARIRGFLPAMLVQNGKEFHVSERIYYSSVTHADGLLIGCALAVLLVSFPVVLRVTPKVAALAAGAGTIAILLVIHGANAQPRTIFLPEWGLLVFEVAAAAITGALVLHPGIRMARVLSHRAAVWVGRRSYGVYVIHGVVFSLLSHVITHESVLVPTMWAVTFALAALSYRYVEGPILRLKDRFSSPRVSPSLAT
- a CDS encoding decaprenylphospho-beta-D-erythro-pentofuranosid-2-ulose 2-reductase, which translates into the protein MKDALGAVQSVLVLGGGSDIGLATARKLIEARCRTVVLAGRDPEGMEARAKELRALPGEPRVDVVAFDARDLTSHEHFVREAFSRYPDLDVVIVAFGILGEQEQAERDARHALQIVTTNFLGAVSVMVPVANALRDQGHGTLVVLSSVAGERARRSNFVYGSSKAGLDTFAQGLADSMVGSGANVLVVRPGFVTTKMTDGMKPAPLSTTAEAVADAIVDGLASGATTVWVPPALRWVMSGLRHLPRPVFRRLPI
- a CDS encoding HAD-IB family hydrolase, producing the protein MTGDGVTRVVAAFDFDGTITRRDTLVPFLAYACGRARVAAALAAVGPQLALALGGRGSRDDAKVALLERVVAGRDAAELATAGCAFADRLAGDRRRLRTDVLDRVRWHRDEGHELVLVSASLTTYLDPLAPQLGFDVVLATTLEVGPDGRLTGRLAGLNCRGPEKVARLDAWLGGSACVLWAYGDSSGDDELLARADRSHRVGPGARHARR
- a CDS encoding acyltransferase, translated to MAAAAPVDEDRSTRAHATAAVLGYQPALDGIRAVAIVMVLLFHTIYRNKALFAGGYLGVDAFFVLSGFLITTLLLQEARRWRHVSLRRFYVRRALRLLPLAGALALTGALVNLTTSRGFAERPWPEGVASVLFYFANWMHLWQPSALGFMGHAWSLAIEEQFYLLWPPLLVLLLWRRVGRWPLLLIAVALACGSAALRAYRWYTVTHPGHAMTASAFGRFVLGQREFKAGDHIYYSSFTHADGLLIGCALAVLLVSFPSLHRVVPRFGVAIATAGVVAAGVVVAKAGPAGIGSFLSYWGLPVFELGVAAVTAAVVLRPRLLLGRALGNPVAVWVGRRSYGLYVIHGAVFTLLAHVFHTDGVLIPAMWGLTFALAALSFRFLETPILRLKDRFSTRPVTPSLAT
- a CDS encoding SDR family NAD(P)-dependent oxidoreductase, translated to MQIDGARFLVTGASSGIGAALAPQLAAKGATVGVVARRAERLEQVVEQCRAHTPGSTSWAADLGDVERAQQVVLEAWDAFGGLDCLVNNAAIPKRTPVPRLDLDQVDTVMQVNFRSPVAMTLAVLPRMLDRGRGLVVNVSSMGGRIGIAHEAAYCASKFALCGWSEVMRIDLDGTGVDVKLVLPGPIATEIWDQPGNDPALYDGPFVPADECAASIVAAIEDDGFEYFAPPEFPGGLAQRDIVIGKTNDPDGFLAGMAAMERASREASGSGA